In one Mucilaginibacter ginsenosidivorax genomic region, the following are encoded:
- a CDS encoding DUF4290 domain-containing protein, protein MAQENTPIFDYNSTRNKLILSEYGRNVQNMVKYIVALPTKEERNRYAQVVIDLMGFLNPHLRDVADFKHKLWDHLHIISDYQIDVDAPYPKPTPEAIHLKPQPLRYPHQRIKYKHYGKTIELMIEKAKAIDEPERKRHMVQAIANFMKMAYVQWNKDSVTDESIIADLYALSGGTLKLDENVNLNRVEFRPNNNQQSTNNNNRGRNNQQNNNNNNRGGGGGRANNNQNNNGPRNNNQNNRNRNQGAKKY, encoded by the coding sequence ATGGCACAAGAAAACACGCCTATATTTGACTATAATTCAACCAGGAATAAATTAATCCTGTCGGAATATGGCCGCAACGTACAAAACATGGTTAAGTACATAGTTGCGCTGCCTACTAAAGAAGAACGTAACCGCTACGCACAGGTGGTAATTGACCTGATGGGCTTTTTAAACCCGCACCTGCGCGATGTGGCCGATTTTAAACACAAACTTTGGGATCACCTGCACATTATATCTGATTACCAGATTGATGTAGATGCCCCCTACCCCAAACCAACGCCCGAGGCTATCCATCTGAAACCGCAGCCACTGCGTTACCCGCACCAGCGCATTAAATACAAGCACTATGGCAAAACCATTGAGCTGATGATTGAAAAGGCCAAAGCCATTGACGAGCCAGAGCGCAAACGCCACATGGTACAGGCCATAGCCAATTTCATGAAAATGGCCTATGTACAATGGAACAAAGATTCTGTTACCGACGAAAGTATTATTGCTGATTTGTACGCCCTATCTGGCGGAACCTTAAAACTGGATGAAAACGTTAACCTTAACCGCGTTGAGTTTAGGCCTAACAACAACCAGCAAAGCACCAACAATAACAACCGCGGCCGTAACAACCAGCAAAACAACAATAATAACAACCGTGGTGGCGGTGGCGGCCGTGCCAACAATAACCAAAATAACAACGGCCCGCGCAACAATAACCAAAACAACCGCAACCGTAACCAGGGTGCTAAAAAATATTAG
- the murA gene encoding UDP-N-acetylglucosamine 1-carboxyvinyltransferase, with translation MTNAFVINGGKPLKGEITPQGAKNEALQVISAVLLTEEKVTISNIPDIKDVNKLIELLGDMGVITEKTDESTYTFIAKDIDQDFFQSEAFKTKGGGLRGSIMIVGPLLARFGKASIPKPGGDKIGRRRLDTHFLGFEKLGARFDYNPEDGFFNVDASNLQGTYILLDEASVTGTANIVMTAVLAKGTTTIYNAACEPYLQQLCKMLNRMGAKISGIGSNLLTIEGVTKLGGTDHRLLPDMIEIGSFIGLAAMTGSEITIKDVHYKELGMIPDVFKRLGIKLELRGDDIYIPAQDHYEIETFIDGSIMTIADAPWPGFTPDLLSIVLVVAIQAKGSVLIHQKMFESRLFFVDKLLDMGAQIILCDPHRATVIGLDKQVQLRGISMTSPDIRAGVSLLIAALSAQGKSTIYNIEQIERGYQHIDTRLKALGADITRI, from the coding sequence ATGACTAACGCATTTGTGATAAACGGCGGGAAACCGCTAAAAGGTGAAATTACCCCTCAAGGGGCCAAAAACGAAGCATTACAGGTAATTTCGGCAGTACTTCTTACTGAAGAGAAAGTTACCATTAGCAACATACCTGATATTAAGGATGTTAACAAACTCATTGAGCTACTGGGCGATATGGGCGTTATCACCGAAAAAACCGACGAATCAACCTATACATTTATAGCCAAAGATATCGACCAGGATTTTTTCCAGTCGGAAGCTTTTAAAACCAAGGGTGGCGGCTTAAGGGGTTCAATCATGATTGTAGGGCCGCTGCTGGCGCGTTTCGGCAAGGCATCCATCCCCAAACCCGGCGGCGACAAAATAGGCCGCAGGAGGCTGGATACGCACTTTTTAGGGTTTGAGAAACTCGGTGCCCGCTTTGACTATAACCCAGAAGATGGCTTTTTTAATGTAGATGCTTCCAACCTGCAAGGCACATATATCCTGCTGGATGAGGCATCTGTAACCGGCACCGCCAACATTGTGATGACAGCCGTGCTTGCCAAAGGCACCACCACCATTTACAACGCCGCCTGCGAACCATACCTGCAGCAACTTTGCAAAATGCTTAACCGCATGGGTGCAAAAATAAGCGGCATCGGCTCAAACCTGCTTACTATTGAGGGTGTTACCAAATTAGGCGGCACCGACCACCGCTTGCTGCCGGATATGATCGAGATTGGCTCATTTATCGGCCTGGCTGCGATGACAGGATCTGAGATCACTATCAAAGATGTACATTACAAAGAGTTAGGCATGATCCCGGATGTATTTAAACGCCTGGGTATCAAACTTGAACTACGTGGCGACGATATTTACATTCCTGCACAGGATCATTATGAAATTGAAACCTTCATCGATGGCTCTATCATGACCATTGCCGATGCCCCATGGCCCGGCTTTACCCCCGACCTGCTGAGCATTGTATTGGTGGTGGCCATACAGGCTAAAGGATCGGTTTTAATCCACCAGAAAATGTTCGAGAGCCGTTTGTTCTTTGTAGATAAGCTATTGGATATGGGCGCCCAGATCATCCTCTGCGACCCACACCGCGCCACGGTTATCGGCCTGGATAAGCAGGTTCAGCTACGCGGCATCAGCATGACCTCGCCTGATATTCGCGCCGGGGTATCCTTGCTTATAGCCGCACTATCGGCACAGGGCAAATCAACCATTTACAATATTGAACAAATTGAGCGTGGTTATCAGCACATTGATACCCGTTTAAAAGCCTTAGGAGCTGATATAACGCGTATTTAG
- a CDS encoding ArnT family glycosyltransferase — protein MPYRNRKSTYVYFILIFVFIKVVLNLFAIGHFGFHRDEFLHLVLADHLDWGYKEVPPFIALLAKLTITLFGNSVFAARIFPTIFAGLIIWFTGRIVVEFGGRRFAITLACLALIFSPAFAASDYLFQPVVFDQFWWVLTVWLFIKYLNTTDVRYLYWLGMTVGFGMLTKYTMLFFTVALIIGVLISKQRKLLFNRHILGAMVLAMLIFLPNFIWQVTHHFPVITHMKALRAEQLDYITTGDFIKQQLIVHGIALFVWFTGFVFLIFSFKLRNFQFLAIAYVLIFIFLLEMDGKNYYLFGAYPMLFAAGGFGFERWLKTSGYALRTLTIACFTIPNMLLLPLVLPILPLQQTLTFFKFTGKNLPPFRFAMTWEDQKLHATTQDYADMLGWDEMAQKVGTAYNSLTPEQQKQTIVYADNYGEAGALHHYRKQYNYPDVVSLNSSFTLWAPDTLNCKYMIYVDDNGGENIRQFVAGNMIGSYKKMGEVEYYLAREKGTGIYLLTDIKFPLKERYRKELIRKRME, from the coding sequence ATGCCCTACAGAAACCGGAAGTCGACGTACGTTTATTTCATATTGATTTTTGTATTTATAAAGGTCGTTTTAAATCTGTTCGCCATTGGGCACTTCGGCTTTCACCGCGACGAGTTTTTGCATCTTGTACTGGCCGATCATCTGGATTGGGGGTATAAAGAAGTACCGCCATTTATAGCGCTGCTGGCTAAGCTAACTATCACGCTATTTGGCAATTCCGTTTTTGCCGCACGCATTTTCCCCACCATATTTGCAGGGCTCATTATTTGGTTTACCGGCCGTATTGTAGTTGAATTTGGAGGCCGCAGGTTTGCCATTACCCTGGCCTGCCTGGCCCTGATATTTTCGCCCGCATTTGCTGCAAGCGATTACCTCTTTCAGCCTGTTGTATTTGATCAGTTTTGGTGGGTTTTAACCGTTTGGCTGTTTATTAAGTACCTCAACACAACCGATGTAAGGTATTTATACTGGCTGGGGATGACTGTTGGTTTTGGTATGCTTACCAAGTATACCATGTTGTTTTTCACGGTGGCCCTTATCATAGGAGTGCTCATCAGCAAGCAGCGTAAGTTATTATTTAACCGGCATATTTTAGGTGCTATGGTTTTGGCTATGCTCATATTCCTGCCCAACTTTATATGGCAGGTAACACACCATTTCCCGGTGATAACCCACATGAAAGCGCTTCGTGCAGAGCAACTTGATTATATTACTACCGGCGACTTTATCAAACAGCAACTCATCGTTCACGGCATTGCTTTGTTTGTTTGGTTCACGGGTTTCGTGTTTTTAATCTTTTCGTTTAAGCTACGCAATTTTCAGTTTCTGGCCATTGCTTACGTACTGATATTCATTTTCTTACTGGAAATGGATGGCAAAAACTACTACCTGTTTGGGGCTTATCCTATGTTGTTTGCCGCTGGCGGCTTTGGGTTTGAACGATGGTTAAAAACAAGCGGTTATGCTTTGCGTACGTTAACTATTGCCTGCTTCACCATCCCCAATATGTTGTTGCTGCCTTTGGTGCTGCCCATTTTACCGTTGCAGCAAACACTGACTTTTTTTAAGTTTACCGGCAAAAATCTGCCTCCGTTCAGGTTTGCCATGACCTGGGAAGATCAAAAGCTGCACGCCACTACGCAAGATTATGCCGATATGCTGGGATGGGACGAAATGGCCCAAAAAGTTGGTACCGCTTACAATAGTCTTACTCCCGAACAGCAAAAACAAACCATAGTATACGCCGATAATTATGGCGAAGCTGGCGCGTTGCACCACTACCGCAAACAATATAACTATCCCGATGTAGTATCCCTAAACAGCAGTTTCACCCTTTGGGCGCCGGATACGCTTAATTGTAAATACATGATTTATGTGGATGACAACGGCGGCGAAAACATTCGGCAGTTTGTGGCCGGTAACATGATAGGTTCCTACAAAAAAATGGGCGAAGTGGAGTACTACCTCGCCCGCGAAAAAGGCACCGGTATTTACCTGCTTACCGATATCAAGTTCCCGCTGAAGGAAAGGTACCGGAAGGAACTGATCAGGAAAAGGATGGAATAG
- a CDS encoding glycosyl hydrolase family 8 — protein sequence MLKTGKTLLLILLTCNGLSAQTASKPFPQHTIYTRGAILPNHLTQKSLDNSTLNFYWQWKNRYVKQAADKSQSYIWFERPGNKQCVSEGQGYGMIIVALMAGADRSAKIVYDALFRYYQLHPARKGQYLMAWAQNKNGLSTDRSSATDGDMDIAYSLLLANKQWGSRGNINYLKAAKLLIADIMKYEINRKQFTILLGNDVEADSEDYFDTRTSDFMPSHFKAFRAATGDVRWDKVTDNTYRLFTRMQQKYSPDAGLVPDFIQQVHKKPHPARPMYLESKYDGCYNYNACRVPWRITADYLLYGDERAKLITTKINRWIRLTSSDNPDNISAGYTLAGNDLPTRHFEALSFIAPFAVAAMTNNKNQQWLNHTWDYLLHFKLKDYDYYDNSIKMLNMIMLSGNYWKV from the coding sequence ATGCTAAAAACGGGAAAAACATTACTGCTGATATTACTTACCTGTAATGGTTTAAGCGCGCAAACTGCATCAAAACCCTTCCCGCAGCATACAATTTATACAAGAGGTGCTATCCTGCCCAACCACCTAACCCAAAAAAGCCTTGACAACAGCACACTTAACTTTTATTGGCAATGGAAAAACCGCTATGTAAAACAGGCGGCTGATAAAAGCCAAAGCTACATCTGGTTTGAACGACCTGGCAATAAACAATGTGTATCCGAAGGACAGGGCTACGGCATGATCATAGTTGCCCTGATGGCCGGGGCCGATCGATCTGCAAAAATCGTTTACGATGCTTTGTTCCGGTATTATCAACTGCATCCTGCGCGGAAGGGGCAATACCTGATGGCCTGGGCGCAAAACAAAAATGGCCTTAGTACCGACCGCTCCTCGGCAACAGACGGCGATATGGACATTGCCTATTCCCTATTACTGGCCAATAAACAATGGGGCAGCCGTGGCAACATTAACTATTTAAAGGCAGCCAAACTGCTGATAGCCGATATCATGAAGTATGAAATTAACCGGAAGCAGTTTACCATTTTGCTTGGCAATGATGTTGAAGCCGACAGCGAAGATTATTTCGACACCCGTACATCTGATTTTATGCCATCGCACTTTAAAGCATTCAGAGCGGCTACCGGCGACGTACGCTGGGATAAGGTAACCGACAATACCTATCGCCTTTTTACCCGCATGCAGCAAAAATACAGTCCGGACGCAGGTCTGGTGCCCGATTTTATACAGCAGGTACACAAAAAACCACATCCTGCCAGGCCCATGTACCTGGAATCGAAGTATGATGGCTGTTATAACTATAATGCCTGCCGTGTACCCTGGCGTATAACCGCCGATTATTTGTTATATGGCGATGAAAGGGCTAAATTGATAACAACCAAAATAAACCGCTGGATCCGGTTGACAAGCAGTGATAATCCTGATAATATATCTGCTGGCTACACATTAGCTGGTAACGACCTGCCTACCCGTCACTTTGAAGCGTTGAGCTTTATTGCCCCATTTGCGGTTGCTGCGATGACAAATAACAAAAACCAGCAATGGCTCAACCACACCTGGGATTACCTGCTGCATTTTAAACTAAAAGATTACGATTATTACGACAATAGCATTAAAATGTTAAACATGATTATGCTCAGCGGCAATTATTGGAAGGTTTAG
- a CDS encoding hybrid sensor histidine kinase/response regulator produces MSNKHPFAFLIILLLLNGKVLSQDIGLKMSRVNSSNSISQNSISSILKDSYGFMWFGTQDGLNKFDGYQFTVYKHQSKNNKSLQANNILTICEDKKGNIWVGTRMGGLSKYDRAKDEFINFKADQKNPSALNNNNIISLFNDAENNLWIGTDNGLNLLMNGKSGFKHFIHHAKDPNSLSSSSVFSICEDGYHQLWVGTDSGLNLYNKKTGGFKRFIHDPKDSKSISNNSINTIAEDEHHNVWIGTNNGLNLVNRSSLTFTRYANEADRYSATGNNPIYSLSADKAGKLWVGTNTTLQLLNVDKKVFIPINQPSPENENMPNDGIYSLFTDQQHTLWIGTSSEGILKYDKNLNIFPSFKSSPTNTPSAKNIIRGLAPDNKGQLYLATDAGLVHFNLATGTGITYSHDSSAKNSLISNYTSCILMTKANDAVWLGTYSNGADRYDLKTKLFTHFTMGTKPTDINSTAVYALLEDRKGNIWMGTYQGGVNTYDAKTKTIKKWINNPKDPSSIADNSIQALYESRDGHIWIGGYSNGVSIYDTASSRFSRINTENSKLTSNVISCFYEDNSNMWIGTMEGGLNCYNLRTKRITAYTEDNGLINNTVNYVTADAKGFLWITTLKGITRFDPVHKTFRNFGENNGIKSLEFGLASGTRLNDGRIAVGSINGFNVIDPTKLSFNNNVPVVRITGFNLFNKPAPLPVLNPALKQNTFSAGQIRLSHFQSVFTFEFAALDYTIPQENKYAYKLEGFDPEWRYIGNKHAVTYTNLDAGTYTFLVKASNNDGVWNNTATSVKVIIIPPFWKTWWFRTLAAILILGGAYVAYKLRVRFFNAQKRELEKLVDERTSQISKQSSDLKTLNEELKIQAEQYQAQSEELQSQSEELIEQREKEQKAREQAEKANLAKSTFLATMSHEIRTPMNGVLGMASLLADTRLDTEQREYTEAILNSGESLLTVINDILDFSKIESGNLQLDPHNFNLRKCIEDVFDLFASKTTRAGIDLIYQIDDQVPPYIFADGLRLRQILINLVGNAIKFTHKGEVFVYVTSQTINDDTLKLTFAIRDTGIGISDDQLGNLFNAFNQIDSSVTRKYGGSGLGLVISERLAKLMGGQITVQSKKGLGSTFTFSIICNACAQLPQDMLIPNSNIAQGKKVLVVDDNETNLRILKTQLEKWKIEVIAVSSGQQALSALSNTKHIDLIITDMQMPDMDGITLGARIKALPVLCPVILLSSIGNDSKKTHPQLFTSILTKPVKQQHFYNVVETALKNETIAGTEKKASLLSEKFASDYPFKMLVAEDNLMNQKLIIRVLNKLGYQPDLANDGKEVLQMMEQKPYEIILMDIQMPNIDGLEATRLIRKKYGAKPIIIALTANALSEDKDNCFTAGMDDYLSKPINIELLLAVLTAAYGKKTR; encoded by the coding sequence ATGTCCAATAAACACCCGTTTGCCTTTCTCATTATTTTGCTGTTGTTAAATGGCAAAGTCCTTTCGCAGGACATAGGCTTAAAAATGAGCCGGGTCAACAGTTCAAACAGCATCTCACAAAATTCAATATCAAGCATACTAAAAGATAGTTATGGCTTTATGTGGTTTGGTACCCAGGATGGTCTTAACAAGTTTGATGGGTACCAGTTTACGGTATATAAACATCAGTCAAAAAACAACAAAAGCTTACAAGCCAACAATATTTTAACCATTTGCGAAGATAAAAAAGGCAACATCTGGGTGGGTACACGTATGGGCGGCCTTAGTAAATACGACAGGGCAAAAGATGAATTTATAAACTTTAAGGCCGATCAAAAAAACCCGTCGGCTTTAAACAATAATAATATTATAAGCCTTTTTAATGATGCCGAAAACAACCTTTGGATTGGCACCGATAATGGTTTAAACCTGCTTATGAACGGCAAAAGCGGCTTCAAACACTTTATTCATCATGCCAAAGACCCCAATAGCCTAAGCAGTTCTTCTGTTTTTTCCATCTGTGAAGATGGTTATCACCAGTTATGGGTTGGTACAGATAGCGGCCTGAATTTGTACAACAAAAAAACAGGAGGTTTTAAAAGATTCATTCACGACCCTAAAGACAGCAAAAGCATCAGCAATAATTCAATAAATACCATTGCCGAAGATGAACATCACAACGTTTGGATAGGAACAAACAACGGCTTAAACTTAGTTAACAGAAGCAGCCTTACATTTACCCGCTACGCTAACGAAGCAGATCGCTATAGCGCTACCGGCAATAACCCCATTTATAGTTTGTCGGCAGATAAAGCTGGAAAACTTTGGGTTGGCACCAATACTACATTACAGCTGTTAAACGTGGATAAAAAAGTATTTATCCCTATAAATCAGCCGTCTCCGGAAAATGAAAACATGCCTAATGATGGCATTTATTCCCTTTTTACCGACCAGCAACATACCCTATGGATAGGCACTTCAAGCGAAGGTATTTTAAAGTACGACAAAAACCTTAATATTTTCCCGTCGTTCAAATCCTCGCCTACCAATACGCCATCGGCAAAAAATATTATAAGGGGTTTAGCGCCTGATAATAAAGGGCAGCTTTATTTAGCTACCGATGCAGGTTTGGTTCATTTCAACCTGGCAACCGGCACAGGTATTACTTATTCGCACGATAGTTCGGCAAAAAACAGCCTGATAAGTAATTATACCTCGTGCATTTTGATGACAAAAGCAAATGACGCGGTATGGCTGGGCACTTACAGCAATGGTGCCGACAGGTACGACCTTAAAACAAAGCTATTTACCCATTTTACAATGGGAACCAAACCTACCGATATCAACAGCACCGCAGTTTATGCCCTGCTTGAAGATCGTAAAGGTAACATATGGATGGGCACATACCAGGGAGGGGTTAATACCTACGATGCAAAAACCAAAACAATAAAAAAATGGATTAATAACCCAAAGGACCCAAGCTCAATTGCCGACAACTCGATACAGGCACTATATGAAAGCCGCGATGGCCATATCTGGATAGGTGGCTATTCAAACGGGGTAAGTATTTATGACACTGCCAGCAGCAGATTTTCAAGGATTAATACTGAAAACAGTAAGCTTACCAGCAACGTAATTAGTTGTTTTTATGAAGATAACAGCAACATGTGGATAGGCACCATGGAAGGTGGTTTAAATTGCTATAATTTAAGAACAAAGCGAATAACCGCGTATACAGAAGATAACGGACTTATAAATAACACGGTAAACTATGTAACTGCCGACGCTAAAGGCTTTTTATGGATTACCACCTTAAAGGGCATTACACGTTTTGATCCTGTTCATAAAACCTTTAGGAATTTTGGCGAGAATAATGGCATCAAAAGCCTGGAGTTTGGCCTGGCAAGCGGAACCAGGCTGAATGACGGGCGAATTGCTGTTGGCAGCATAAACGGTTTTAATGTAATTGACCCTACGAAGTTAAGTTTTAACAATAACGTTCCGGTTGTAAGGATAACGGGCTTCAATTTATTTAATAAGCCGGCTCCTTTACCAGTCTTAAACCCTGCTTTAAAACAAAACACTTTCTCTGCCGGCCAAATCAGGCTTAGCCATTTCCAATCAGTATTCACTTTCGAATTCGCGGCACTTGATTATACCATCCCACAGGAAAATAAATATGCTTACAAACTGGAAGGCTTTGACCCCGAATGGCGATATATAGGAAACAAGCATGCGGTTACCTATACCAACCTTGATGCCGGAACATATACTTTTTTAGTGAAAGCATCAAACAACGATGGCGTATGGAACAATACTGCAACATCTGTTAAAGTAATAATTATACCTCCTTTCTGGAAAACATGGTGGTTTCGTACCCTGGCAGCTATACTTATTTTGGGTGGCGCATACGTAGCCTATAAACTAAGGGTCAGGTTTTTCAATGCACAAAAACGCGAACTTGAAAAGTTGGTTGATGAGCGAACCTCGCAGATAAGCAAGCAAAGCAGCGATTTAAAAACTTTAAACGAAGAATTAAAGATACAGGCCGAACAGTACCAGGCACAATCGGAAGAATTGCAATCGCAATCAGAAGAGTTAATTGAGCAACGCGAAAAGGAACAAAAAGCCCGCGAACAGGCCGAAAAGGCCAACCTGGCTAAAAGTACTTTCCTGGCCACCATGAGCCATGAAATTCGTACGCCCATGAATGGTGTGCTGGGCATGGCATCGTTACTTGCAGATACAAGGCTGGATACCGAACAACGGGAGTATACAGAAGCCATATTAAATAGCGGCGAATCGCTGTTAACCGTTATTAACGATATTCTTGATTTCTCAAAAATCGAATCGGGTAACCTGCAGCTCGATCCGCATAATTTTAACCTCAGAAAATGCATTGAAGATGTATTTGACCTGTTTGCTTCAAAAACTACCCGGGCCGGCATCGACCTGATTTATCAAATTGACGACCAGGTACCGCCTTACATTTTTGCCGATGGCTTGCGCTTGCGGCAAATTTTAATAAACCTGGTGGGCAACGCCATAAAATTCACCCACAAAGGCGAAGTGTTTGTATACGTAACCTCACAAACTATTAATGATGATACTTTAAAACTAACCTTTGCGATAAGGGACACCGGTATCGGAATTTCTGATGACCAGCTTGGTAATTTATTTAATGCTTTTAACCAGATAGACTCGTCTGTAACACGCAAATACGGCGGCAGCGGGCTTGGCCTGGTTATTAGCGAACGTTTGGCCAAATTAATGGGGGGCCAAATCACCGTACAAAGTAAAAAAGGATTGGGCAGTACATTTACCTTCAGTATTATCTGTAACGCTTGTGCGCAATTACCACAGGATATGTTAATACCCAATAGCAACATAGCCCAGGGAAAAAAAGTGTTGGTGGTTGATGATAATGAAACCAACTTACGAATCTTAAAAACACAGCTTGAAAAATGGAAAATTGAAGTTATTGCTGTATCATCAGGGCAGCAGGCTTTATCGGCATTATCAAACACAAAGCATATCGACCTGATTATAACCGATATGCAAATGCCTGATATGGATGGCATCACCCTGGGTGCCCGGATAAAAGCCCTGCCGGTTTTATGTCCCGTAATATTATTGAGTTCAATTGGCAACGACAGCAAAAAAACTCACCCTCAACTGTTTACCTCGATACTTACCAAACCTGTTAAGCAACAGCACTTTTACAATGTTGTTGAGACGGCGTTAAAAAATGAAACCATTGCAGGTACCGAAAAGAAAGCAAGTTTGTTATCAGAAAAATTTGCATCCGACTACCCTTTTAAGATGCTTGTTGCCGAAGACAACTTAATGAATCAAAAACTTATCATCAGGGTATTAAACAAACTGGGCTACCAGCCCGATTTGGCAAATGATGGCAAAGAAGTATTGCAAATGATGGAGCAAAAACCCTACGAAATTATTTTAATGGACATCCAAATGCCTAATATTGATGGGCTTGAGGCTACAAGGCTTATCCGAAAAAAATATGGCGCCAAACCCATTATAATTGCCCTTACCGCCAACGCGCTTAGCGAAGACAAGGACAATTGCTTTACCGCCGGTATGGACGATTATCTATCAAAACCCATTAACATTGAACTTTTATTGGCAGTTTTGACAGCGGCTTACGGTAAAAAAACACGGTAA
- a CDS encoding Crp/Fnr family transcriptional regulator — translation MSTPLKNFISNYVKLDDAELDDIVGRFKKRQVKKNEFLLKEGDTCNDLVFVEEGCLRLFYLTGDVEISVWFAFKNSSAIDIYSFISEKASVYFLQAIEDSEVMYLPKTELLKLYQTHPKTQEMMRNFWEDAVLNLIDRFTALQRDSAEERYLQLLSKPPYIQKIPQKYLASFIGVTPTSLSRIRKNIR, via the coding sequence ATGAGTACACCGCTGAAAAACTTTATCAGTAACTATGTAAAGCTGGATGATGCCGAACTGGATGATATTGTTGGGAGGTTTAAAAAAAGACAAGTAAAAAAAAATGAGTTTTTGCTAAAAGAGGGCGATACCTGTAATGATCTTGTTTTTGTTGAGGAAGGATGTTTAAGGCTGTTTTACCTCACCGGTGATGTGGAGATATCTGTGTGGTTTGCATTCAAAAACTCATCGGCTATTGATATTTATAGTTTTATAAGCGAAAAAGCCTCCGTTTATTTTTTACAGGCAATTGAGGATAGCGAGGTGATGTATTTGCCTAAAACAGAGTTGCTAAAACTATATCAAACACATCCCAAAACACAGGAAATGATGCGTAACTTTTGGGAAGATGCTGTGCTTAACCTTATTGACAGGTTTACTGCTTTGCAAAGAGATTCGGCCGAGGAACGTTATCTTCAGTTACTGTCAAAGCCACCATACATCCAAAAGATCCCGCAAAAATACCTGGCTTCTTTTATAGGCGTTACCCCCACGTCGTTAAGCCGTATACGTAAAAATATCAGGTAA
- a CDS encoding response regulator: protein MNYNQPTDVLLIDDDVVNNFIAETLIKRASKHTNITVCLNGRDAIEKLLSIKQESGKLPEFIFLDLAMPVMDGWKFLDEYHRLNIGDGSNSEIIILSSSVFRRDIDRALKHSVVKEYISKPLNIELIRKVLKIDHHTN, encoded by the coding sequence ATGAATTACAATCAACCCACCGATGTTTTGCTCATTGATGACGATGTGGTTAATAATTTTATTGCCGAGACACTGATCAAAAGGGCAAGTAAGCATACCAATATAACAGTGTGTTTAAATGGCCGCGATGCTATCGAAAAATTATTGAGTATTAAGCAGGAATCGGGCAAATTGCCTGAATTTATATTTCTTGACCTGGCAATGCCAGTAATGGATGGCTGGAAGTTTCTGGATGAGTACCATCGTTTGAATATTGGCGACGGCAGCAATAGCGAGATCATTATACTATCCTCATCTGTATTTAGGCGCGATATAGATCGCGCTTTGAAACATAGCGTTGTTAAGGAATATATCAGCAAACCTCTTAATATAGAATTGATCAGGAAAGTTTTAAAGATTGATCATCATACCAATTAA